Proteins from a single region of Artemia franciscana chromosome 20, ASM3288406v1, whole genome shotgun sequence:
- the LOC136040271 gene encoding zinc finger protein 665-like isoform X1 gives MDLPQIQVTEDVTLSEVFVVKNEAEQALPSESEELFDISNICLTPKFEAVSLTTFPSSKGSFKLEADAQEFEPTCFDNEGVEGPSTSAAETLRESSNSSLSPERQNLFECVSSTISTSPLEFDSSEVDSDDEEAEAALSIDAETVGEMFSYILPSENRPQDISLNAASESNLKELDRNDEGVMHSTVCRSDDVTQPILFGPKPIVMLKKLTEKAIEELTMGIWRCGSCGKAEKSFLMLDLHVDTGCEELTPIECVLCPTVERDYSNFVVHFMEHQMGGTRRCAICLRESIVDMRQHLVLEGHFSPSMSKLDLQKNESLVVSQNRSTSGYSNSSKSGVKGLDDKKKYLDCRWNSKKLRKLKRRKNIQMKNKIHKCSSCNKWFSTLSHLSRHQIVHTGEKPYKCEICKKCFSSSSYLKDHQLQHTGERPFECDICKKCFSLSSHLNGHQSVHTGEKPFKCEICKKCFSRSSHLKQHQIVHTGEKPFKCDICKKCFSFSSHLNRHQSVHTGEKPFKCEICKKCFSRSSHLKQHQIVHTGEKPFKCDICKKCFSGSSGLNRHQTVHTGEKPFKCEICKKCFSRSSHLKQHQILHTGEKPFKCDICKKCFSLSSHLNRHQSVHTGEKPFKCEICKKCFSLSSYLNGHQSVHTGEKPFKCEICNKCFSRSSHLKQHQIVHTSEKPFKCDICKKCFSLSSHLNRHQSVHTGEKPFKCEICKKCFSRSSHLKQHQIVHTGEKPFKCDICKKCFSLSSHLNRHQSVHTGEKPFKCEICKKCFSLSSYLNGHQSVHTGEKPFKCEICNKCFSRSSHLKQHQIVHTGEKPFKCDICKKCFSLSSHLNRHQSVHTGEKPFNCEICKKCFSRSSHFKQHQIVHTGEKHF, from the exons aagctgAACAAGCTCTACCTAGTGAGAGTGAGGAGCTCTTTGATATTTCAAACATTTGTTTGACTCCTAAGTTTGAAGCTGTTTCTTTGACTACTTTTCCCAGCAGCAAGGGATCATTTAAATTAGAAGCTGACGCCCAAGAATTTGAACCTACCTGTTTTGATAATGAAG gTGTTGAAGGTCCTTCAACAAGTGCTGCCGAAACCCTAAGGGAAAGTTCAAATTCTTCTCTATCACCAGAACGTCAAAATCTATTTGAGTGTGTTTCATCAACGATTTCCACATCACCTCTAGAATTTGATTCCTCGGAAGTGGATAGcgatgacgaag AGGCTGAAGCTGCTTTATCAATTGATGCTGAAACGGTCGGAGAAATGTTTAGTTATATTTTGCCATCTGAGAATCGACCTCAGGATATTTCATTGAATGCAGCATCtgagtcaaacttaaaagaattggaTAGAAATGACGAAG gGGTTATGCATTCTACTGTGTGCAGGTCTGACGATGTGACTCAGCCAATTCTATTTGGCCCGAAACCGAtcgttatgttgaaaaaactgacAGAAAAGGCTATTGAAGAATTGACCATGGGAATCTGGCGGTGCGGCTCCTGTGGAAAAGCAGAGAAATCCTTTTTGATGCTGGATCTTCACGTTGACACTGGCTGTGAAGAGCTTACACCAATAGAGTGTGTTCTCTGCCCTACAGTAGAACGTGATTACAGCAATTTTGTTGTTCATTTCATGGAACACCAAATGGGAGGGACAAGGAGATGTGCCATTTGTTTGAGAGAATCCATTGTTGATATGAGACAACATCTAGTTTTAGAAGGTCATTTTTCGCCAAGCATGTCTAAACTAGACCTGCAGAAGAATGAATCACTAGTCGTTTCACAGAATCGGTCTACAAGTGGCTACTCAAATTCATCTAAATCAGGTGTAAAAGGTTTagacgataaaaaaaaatacttggatTGTCGGTGGAACAGTAAAAAGCTCCGAAAATTAAAGAGgcgtaaaaatatacaaatgaaaaataaaatacataaatgtaGTTCATGTAACAAATGGTTTTCTACGCTAAGCCATTTGAGTAGGCATCAAATTGTGCACACGGGCGAGAAGCCTTATAAATGTGAGATATgtaaaaaatgcttttcttCGTCAAGCTATTTGAAAGACCATCAACTACAGCATACAGGTGAGAGGCCATTTGAGTgtgatatatgtaaaaaatgcttttctttATCAAGCCATTTGAACGGGCATCAAAGTGTGCACACAGGTGAGAAGCCTTTTAAATGTGAGATATGTAAGAAATGCTTTTCTAGATCAAGCCATTTGAAACAACATCAAATTGTGCACACAGGTGAGAAGCCTTTTAAATGTGATATATGTAAGAaatgcttttctttttcaagccATTTGAACAGGCATCAAAGTGTGCACACAGGTGAGAAGCCTTTTAAATGTGAGATATGTAAGAAATGCTTTTCTAGATCAAGCCATTTGAAACAGCATCAAATTGTGCACACAGGTGAGAAGCCTTTTAAATGTGATATATGTAAGAAATGCTTTTCTGGATCAAGCGGTTTGAACAGGCATCAAACTGTGCACACAGGTGAGAAGCCTTTTAAATGTGAGATATGTAAGAAATGCTTTTCTAGATCAAGTCATTTGAAACAGCATCAAATTTTGCACACAGGTGAGAAGCCTTTTAAATGTGATATATGTAAGAAATGCTTTTCTTTATCAAGCCATTTGAACAGGCATCAAAGTGTGCACACAGGTGAGAAGCCTTTTAAATGTGAGATATGTAAGAAATGCTTTTCTTTATCAAGCTATTTGAACGGGCATCAAAGTGTGCACACAGGTGAGAAGCCTTTTAAATGTGAGATATGTAACAAATGCTTTTCTAGATCAAGCCATTTGAAACAGCATCAAATTGTGCACACAAGTGAGAAGCCTTTTAAATGTGATATATGTAAGAAATGCTTTTCTTTATCAAGCCATTTGAACAGGCATCAAAGTGTGCACACAGGTGAGAAGCCTTTTAAATGTGAGATATGTAAGAAATGCTTTTCTAGATCAAGCCATTTGAAACAGCATCAAATTGTGCACACAGGTGAGAAGCCTTTTAAATGTGATATATGTAAGAAATGCTTTTCTTTATCAAGCCATTTGAACAGGCATCAAAGTGTGCACACAGGTGAGAAGCCGTTTAAATGTGAGATATGTAAGAAATGCTTTTCTTTATCAAGCTATTTGAACGGGCATCAAAGTGTGCACACAGGTGAGAAGCCTTTTAAATGTGAGATATGTAACAAATGCTTTTCTAGATCAAGCCATTTGAAACAGCATCAAATTGTGCACACAGGTGAGAAGCCTTTTAAATGTGATATATGTAAGAAATGCTTTTCTTTATCAAGCCATTTGAACAGGCATCAAAGTGTGCACACAGGTGAGAAGCCTTttaattgtgagatatgtaagAAATGCTTTTCTAGATCAAGCCATTTCAAACAGCATCAAATTGTGCACACAGGTGAGAAGCATTTTTAA